The following proteins are co-located in the Flectobacillus major DSM 103 genome:
- a CDS encoding penicillin acylase family protein — protein sequence MKFFKALLSLSITIGLCYALSRGWGVVPPIGSFLSPFTGFWVNAEPANSSQSEEVLSITGLQDEVTVRYDEVGVPHIFAQNDHDLYLAQGYVTAQDRLWQMEFQTHFAAGRLTEIVGERALEQDRYQRRMGAVYGAEKSLEGMLEDPQGKVSLEAYSEGINAYIAQLKPKDYPFEYKLLGYAPEPWTPLKSALFLKNMSFVLASSTDDLRMTNVLRKYGKAVAEDLFPNYPFVESPIIPEGTPLDFKPIPLPKAPADFVGIGSSNVSTERDKAIGSNNWAVGGSKSITGLPILSNDPHLTLSLPSIWYQVQLSAPGVNVYGSTMPGTPNVIIGFNNDVAWGVTNVGADVVDWYQVKFKDAKKEEYWHDNQWKKIQKRIETYYIKGGKSISDTVLYTHHGPVVYLDSEKPLRNNIPTGHALRWIAHEKSQELTTFYQLNRAKNYDDYVKALSHYSAPAQNFVFASNQNDIALWVNGKFPLKAKEQGKYILDGTDKNADWQGYVPAAHNPHVKNPTRGFVSSANQSSTNPSYPYYINWEFAPAERGRRINQRLASMSKANVDSLRLLQNDNYNLKAHDWLPTMLSFVTQPSQKQMASLRVLQLWNKYNNPDEIGPSIFAVWSQLLYNAIWEDDFNFDQNIPMKYPSQDKTLQLIQKHPDAAWFDDTRTPQKETIQELANITLSAAIDSLTKWNKGPLGESWTLANYKSTDIKHLIPGMDALSKMDVKIGGGSGIVNATTERTGPSWRMVVQLGKDKNVKGYGILPGGQSGNPGSPHYDDMVETWRKGELNPLLFLQDKNEKSTRIKQTLVFKKSN from the coding sequence ATGAAATTTTTCAAAGCGTTACTTTCATTAAGTATCACGATTGGACTATGTTATGCCCTGAGCCGAGGTTGGGGGGTAGTTCCGCCTATAGGGTCGTTTTTGAGTCCTTTTACAGGTTTTTGGGTAAATGCCGAACCTGCCAATAGTAGTCAGTCAGAGGAGGTTCTTTCCATTACTGGGCTTCAAGACGAAGTTACGGTACGATATGATGAAGTGGGCGTACCTCATATTTTTGCCCAAAACGACCATGATTTATACCTTGCCCAAGGTTATGTGACAGCCCAAGATAGACTTTGGCAGATGGAGTTTCAAACACACTTTGCCGCAGGCCGCCTTACTGAAATTGTAGGAGAACGAGCCCTAGAGCAAGACCGCTATCAGCGTAGAATGGGAGCAGTATATGGTGCCGAAAAATCATTGGAAGGTATGCTAGAAGACCCACAGGGAAAAGTGTCATTAGAAGCTTACTCAGAGGGTATAAATGCTTATATTGCCCAGCTCAAACCAAAAGATTATCCTTTTGAATACAAACTATTAGGATATGCTCCTGAGCCGTGGACTCCACTAAAAAGTGCTCTTTTCCTTAAAAATATGTCGTTTGTATTAGCTTCAAGTACCGACGACCTCCGTATGACAAACGTTTTGCGAAAATACGGAAAAGCCGTTGCCGAAGATCTATTTCCTAATTATCCTTTTGTCGAAAGCCCTATAATTCCAGAGGGAACACCCCTCGATTTTAAGCCTATTCCTTTACCAAAAGCTCCAGCCGACTTTGTAGGTATTGGTAGTAGCAACGTATCGACAGAACGAGATAAAGCCATTGGCTCTAACAACTGGGCTGTGGGCGGTAGCAAGTCTATTACAGGCTTACCTATTTTGTCAAACGACCCACACCTAACCCTTAGCCTGCCGTCTATCTGGTATCAGGTACAGTTATCAGCCCCTGGAGTAAACGTTTACGGCTCTACAATGCCCGGAACACCCAATGTAATTATTGGTTTCAATAACGATGTAGCTTGGGGCGTAACCAACGTAGGTGCAGACGTAGTCGACTGGTATCAGGTCAAGTTTAAAGATGCCAAAAAGGAAGAATATTGGCATGACAACCAATGGAAAAAAATCCAGAAAAGAATAGAAACCTACTACATTAAGGGAGGCAAAAGTATTTCGGATACTGTTTTGTACACACATCATGGCCCTGTGGTATATTTGGATAGCGAAAAACCACTCCGTAATAATATTCCTACAGGTCATGCCCTTCGCTGGATTGCCCACGAAAAATCTCAGGAGTTAACTACTTTTTACCAGCTCAACCGTGCCAAAAACTATGACGATTACGTAAAAGCACTCAGCCATTATTCGGCACCTGCTCAGAATTTTGTTTTTGCTAGTAATCAAAATGATATTGCTTTGTGGGTGAATGGTAAATTTCCACTCAAAGCAAAAGAGCAAGGTAAATATATCTTAGACGGTACAGATAAAAATGCCGATTGGCAAGGGTATGTTCCTGCTGCTCACAATCCACACGTCAAAAATCCTACACGAGGATTTGTAAGCTCAGCCAACCAGTCGTCTACCAACCCTAGTTATCCTTATTATATCAATTGGGAGTTTGCTCCAGCCGAACGAGGTCGTCGTATCAATCAGCGATTAGCTAGTATGTCAAAAGCCAATGTAGATAGTTTAAGGCTTTTACAGAATGACAATTATAACCTAAAAGCTCATGATTGGCTACCAACAATGCTAAGTTTTGTAACCCAGCCAAGTCAAAAGCAAATGGCTTCACTCAGGGTATTACAGCTTTGGAACAAATACAACAATCCCGATGAAATAGGCCCAAGTATTTTTGCTGTTTGGTCTCAGTTGCTTTATAATGCTATTTGGGAAGATGATTTCAATTTTGACCAAAATATCCCAATGAAATATCCTAGCCAAGACAAAACCTTGCAGTTAATTCAAAAACACCCCGATGCGGCATGGTTTGACGATACCCGTACTCCCCAAAAAGAAACTATTCAAGAATTGGCCAATATAACCCTTTCGGCAGCGATTGATAGCCTTACTAAATGGAATAAAGGTCCTCTTGGCGAAAGCTGGACATTAGCCAACTATAAATCTACTGACATCAAACACCTGATTCCAGGCATGGATGCCCTTAGCAAAATGGATGTAAAAATTGGTGGAGGAAGTGGTATTGTAAATGCCACCACCGAGCGAACAGGCCCGTCGTGGCGTATGGTGGTGCAGTTGGGTAAAGACAAAAATGTAAAAGGATATGGCATATTACCTGGAGGTCAGTCGGGAAACCCAGGTAGTCCACATTACGACGACATGGTAGAGACTTGGAGAAAAGGCGAACTCAACCCTTTGTTATTTCTTCAAGATAAAAACGAAAAATCGACAAGAATTAAACAAACGCTTGTTTTTAAGAAATCAAACTAA